Part of the Aquimarina sp. TRL1 genome, TTCATTACAATTCTATTTAAGTCTGCTCTCTTCATAGTTACAGTTGTAGTCACATCTTCTGTTATTAATGCCCCTATACGAGGAGTTACAACGCCATTCTGAACAATCAAAGAAACCTTTTCATTAACATCAATCAGGTTAACATTAAAATTATAATCAAAGTCAACTGCTTCCTGATCTGTCCCTATAAACCCCATTGCTAGATAATTAAAGAACAACTCATTAGTCATCCCACTAACCATATCTGGACTTGCAGTATTAGGAGTATCCCATTCTTTTACTCCATGACGTAATTCTTTAGCCCCTGACAAGTAGAAGTTTCTCCACGGACCTGACTCTGCCATATACCCTAACTGTTCATAAGTATCTGCCAATAACCTTCTAGCACTTTGATTATCAGGATCTGAAAACACCAAATGATTTACTACTTCGGCTACCCATCTGTAATCCCCTTCATCAAAAGATACTTTCGCTTTTTTTATCAAAGAATCAGCTCCTCCCATAAAAGCTACATATCGTTCTCCTACATCAGAAGGAGGTAATTTATGAAGGTTCGCTGGGTTCCCATCAAACCATCCAAAATACAATTGATACTGTGCCCTGACATCATGACTAACAGATCCATAGTATCCTCTATTATAAAACTGCTTATCTAATGAGTCTGGCAGATGTAACATTTCTGAGATCTCTAACGGGGTATATCCCTGATTAGCCAACCGTAACGTTTGATCATGTATATAACGATATAAATCTCTTTGGTTCTCCCATAGTTTATAAATTTCTTCATTCCCCCAAGTGGGCCAGTGATGTGAACCAAAAGAATATTTTACATCTTTTCCCCATTTATAAATTGCTCTATCGATATATTGACTCCACTTTTGTCCATTTCTCACTTTAGCCCCTCTCAAAGTATATAAATTATGTAACGTGTGATTGATGTCTTCTGATTGACAGAAAGCTTTTAACTCTTCAAAATAAAACATCATTTCTGCAGGAGCTTCTGATTCTGGGGTATAAATAAACTCAACTGTCAGTCCATCAATTGTATCTTTTACTCCTTCTACTGCATTAATAATTTCTGTACCATTTAATATTCCTGAAATACCTGTTGAAGTTGTTTGCCCTAAACCTGTACCTAAAGTTCCTTTTATATCCTTATAAAGGACATTCCCATACATATATGAAGCTCTTCTTCCCATTGCATTGCCACCCATCACGTTTTCACTTACCGCTTCTTCAAAAAAATCTTGAGGGACATAAATCGGTATTTTCCCATTGATTGTATCGCTTCCTTTCATCACCCCTCTAATACCTCCAAAATGATCTATGTGGCTATGGGTAATAATAACAGCTTTTACGGGCAAACTATCTACTTTTTCATTAGCAAGTTGCAACCCTGCTCTTGCTGTTTCTTCTGACAA contains:
- a CDS encoding alkyl/aryl-sulfatase; translation: MSICLSCNTKNNLSEFSFDINRKEASSYTIAANDSILSYLNFSDKTDSINATKGFMGTIESGEIVNDSGNVVYNMKQYDFIKGKAPGTANPSLWRQSKLNSLNGLFKVTDSIYQIRGFDLANMTLVKGKTGWIIIDPLLSEETARAGLQLANEKVDSLPVKAVIITHSHIDHFGGIRGVMKGSDTINGKIPIYVPQDFFEEAVSENVMGGNAMGRRASYMYGNVLYKDIKGTLGTGLGQTTSTGISGILNGTEIINAVEGVKDTIDGLTVEFIYTPESEAPAEMMFYFEELKAFCQSEDINHTLHNLYTLRGAKVRNGQKWSQYIDRAIYKWGKDVKYSFGSHHWPTWGNEEIYKLWENQRDLYRYIHDQTLRLANQGYTPLEISEMLHLPDSLDKQFYNRGYYGSVSHDVRAQYQLYFGWFDGNPANLHKLPPSDVGERYVAFMGGADSLIKKAKVSFDEGDYRWVAEVVNHLVFSDPDNQSARRLLADTYEQLGYMAESGPWRNFYLSGAKELRHGVKEWDTPNTASPDMVSGMTNELFFNYLAMGFIGTDQEAVDFDYNFNVNLIDVNEKVSLIVQNGVVTPRIGALITEDVTTTVTMKRADLNRIVMKETTFEELIRNGDVILTGNEEAFMSFISKLDTFTFWFHIVEP